Proteins from a single region of Bos javanicus breed banteng chromosome 7, ARS-OSU_banteng_1.0, whole genome shotgun sequence:
- the LOC133252111 gene encoding olfactory receptor 2T33-like: MENASDTTGINFILLGLFDYTQTHLFLFAMVLMAFLSSLMGNTFMIMLIQVDPQLHTPMYFLLSQLSFMDMMLVLTIVPKMAANYLMHNRSISPAGCGTQIFLFLTLGGGECFLLAAMAYDRYVAVCHPLRYPILMNQKLCLHMTAGSWLLGGVDGLMQAGATLSFPYCHSREVNHFFCEAPSLVHLACADTVIYEFFMYVCCVLMLLIPLSLILASYSLILAAVLHMQSTAARKKAFATCSSHLAVVGLFYGTLMFIYMRPKSYHSGVHDKVVSAFYTIFTPVLNPLIYSVRNKDVKGALRKWLVKHFRWSQ; encoded by the coding sequence ATGGAAAATGCAAGTGACACCACAGGAATAAATTTCATCCTTCTAGGACTTTTTGACTACACACAGACCCATCTGTTCCTCTTTGCCATGGTGCTCATGGCCTTCCTCAGCTCCCTGATGGGCAACACCTTCATGATCATGCTCATTCAGGTGGATCCCCAGCTGCACACTCCCATGTACTTCCTGCTTAGCCAGCTCTCCTTTATGGACATGATGCTGGTTCTCACTATTGTCCCCAAAATGGCAGCCAACTACCTGATGCACAACAGGTCTATCTCTCCTGCTGGCTGTGGTACTCAAATCTTCCTGTTTCTCACTCTGGGAGGGGGCGAGTGCTTCCTCTTAGCCGCCATGGcgtatgaccgctatgtggccgtATGTCACCCCTTGAGATACCCGATCCtcatgaatcagaaactctgtttGCACATGACAGCAGGCTCCTGGCTTTTGGGAGGGGTGGATGGGCTGATGCAGGCTGGTGCCACTCTGAGCTTTCCTTACTGCCACTCTCGGGAAGTCAATCACTTCTTTTGTGAGGCACCATCGCTTGTTCACCTTGCCTGTGCTGACACCGTGATTTATGAGTTTTTCATGTACGTCTGTTGCGTCCTGATGCTCTTGATTCCACTGTCTCTCATTCTGGCTTCCTACAGTCTCATCTTGGCTGCTGTGCTCCATATGCAGTCCACCGCAGCCAGGAAGAAAGCCTTTGCGACCTGTTCCTCCCATCTGGCAGTCGTGGGGCTCTTCTATGGCACTCTCATGTTTATCTACATGCGGCCCAAATCCTACCATTCAGGGGTGCATGACAAGGTGGTTTCTGCTTTCTACACCATCTTCACCCCTGTGTTGAACCCCCTTATATACAGTGTGAGGAATAAAGATGTCAAGGGGGCTTTGAGAAAGTGGCTAGTAAAGCACTTTCGATGGTCTCAATAG